AGGACCGGACCCGGGCGGACACGGAATTGCGTGGCGAGATCCTCGACCTGCGGTCGCCCGTCCTGGCGGAGGACGTGAGGTCCGATTCGCCGATCGACGTCGAGGTCACTGTCTTGTGCTGGTTCGAGTGGAAGGACCTGCGGACGGGCGAGATGTTGGCCCAGCGGCCCAACCTCCAGGCATCCGCCTCCTACGCCGTCGCGATCGGCGAAACACTGGACTCGGCCACGACGGAGGCCCTCCGACGCCTCGCCGAACGAATCGTCGAGGCCATGGAAAAGGACTGGTAGCCGCCGGCCGCTCCGGCCGACCGGCTGGGGCGGCGAGCGGCACGGGCAGGAAAGCGGACGCATGCGCGGACCCGAGTTGCCGGACGACAACCCGAACGACGAAGGCACTTCTCCCCCGCCCCGGATGCGCGGCCTGCTGGGATGGGTCCTGCTGTTCGGCCTGGCCATCCTCGTGGTCTACGCGCTGACGCAGCACCTGACGCGGTCGCCGGAGTTCTCGCGCGAGCAACTCTACAAACTCCTGGCCGATCCCGACGCCATCAAGCGAATCTGGGTCCACGGAAATATCGTCTCGGGTGAAATCAATCCGGCCCCGGAGTTCCAGAACCAGTACAAGACGGACACCTTCACGGTCCACCTCCAGGATGAGGAGGTGGCCCGATACATCGCCCGCCTGGAAGACAACGAGACCGTCCGCGCCAAGTTCGTGAACGCGGACAATCAAAGTTTCACGCCGGATAACCCGTTCCTCTGGCAGATGCTGGTCTACACGATGCCGCTCCTCGTTCTGCTGCTGTTGCTGTGGTTTTTCGTTTCTCGGCAGATGCGGATGGCGGCCGGGGGCGGCGTCCTCTCCTTCGGCCGGAGCCGCGCTCGTCTGGTCAAAAAAGAGCGCGTCAAGGTCACCTTCGACGATGTGGCCGGCATCGAGGAGGCCAAGGAAGAAGTCGGCGAAATCATCGAGTTCCTCAAGAACCCGCAGCGGTTCCAGGTGCTCGGGGGTCGGATACCGCGCGGCGTGATGCTCGTCGGACCGCCCGGGACGGGCAAGACGCTCCTGGCGAAGGCGATCGCCGGCGAGGCCGACGTCCCGTTCTTCTCCATCAGCGGATCCGACTTCGTCGAGATGTTCGTCGGCGTCGGCGCCAGCCGCGTCCGCGACCTCTTTCAGCAGGCCAAGGCCTCCAGCCCC
The DNA window shown above is from Planctomycetota bacterium and carries:
- the lptE gene encoding LPS assembly lipoprotein LptE produces the protein MNAPGARFAVLVLSAALVAGCGYSTESLHRTDVRTVAVPIFASHEFRRELEFELSKELVQMIEMRTPYKVVQDRTRADTELRGEILDLRSPVLAEDVRSDSPIDVEVTVLCWFEWKDLRTGEMLAQRPNLQASASYAVAIGETLDSATTEALRRLAERIVEAMEKDW